The window TTGACGACAGTGCCCTGGCCGTTTTCGAAAGAAACACCGGCCACATTTACCGCACCCGGGGCCAATTGGATGAGGGCGTAAACATTGCGGCCGTTCAAGGGCAAACTAGCCACCCGGCCACTGCCCACCGTCTCGTAGAGCCGTGAGTCGTCCGTTTGCACGAGGGTCGCAAGGGCTTCGACGGTGACCACTTCCGTCTTTGCGCCTACCTCCAACGAGAAGTCCACGCGGGCGATGGTGCCGGCGCTCAAAAAGAGACCGGTTTTCACGGCGGTCTTGAACCCCGAAGCGCTCACCTCAATCTTGTAACTGCCCACAGGCAACTCGGCCGCACGATATAATCCGCCCGAATCGGTATCGACCGTCGCCGTCAGGTTGGTCCCGACGTTCGTGATCGTAACGGTTGCTCCCGGGATCACCGCCCCGCTTGGGTCGGTGACCGTTCCGGTAAATGTCGCATTCTGGATCTGGGCACTTGCGACGAATGAAAAACCCAGCACGAACGCGAATGCCAGGCCCAAAGACACAAATAGCCTTACGGATCCGCCACTTCCCCTCATTGCGCACCCTCCAAAAGAATTCAACGGCTTAATTCCAGACTTAAAGCTCAGACTTAGACCTCAGAGTCTCCGATGAGCTGGCCAAATTCGTTACACTTTATGGGCCAGACTACAGCGATTGTCAACAGATTTTTTTCTCTTTGTTTCCAAGAAGATGTAGGCATGCTCCCCTGTGGAATTTCGTGACGAAACGAAAAACTACAATTTCTCGTAGCAGATCGCTAAAAATCCTACCAAATTACATATTGGCTGCCTCGATCGCCTTCGTGGACATCGCAGGGTGTGTACCCTATGCCTCTCTAGGGCCGCCCGGACGGCTTGCGCTTCCTAGGAGGCTCCAGAACCGTTTTTCGACTTTGGGAATGGCGGCCAACCACCCCGCGTCCTTCCTCCACAACCAACTCCTGGTCAACTCCCTCTTTCTCGATCTTGTCCACGATTCCGGAGGGCCAACGGATTACGATTTGATCGACGCGGGCCGTCCCTCCCAGCCCGAAAAACAACCGCGGATCACTGGCGGAAAGATAGCTGCTATTGGCGCGAACTTCGTCCGTCTGGGTCAAACCACCAGCCACCACCTGCACCCGAGCTCCAAAGCCATCGCGGTTAGATCGCGAGCCGACCGTCTTGATCCGGATCCAGTGATCACGGTTGCCGCCATCGTTCCGGAGCAGGTTCGGTGCTCCGTCCAGGTGGCTGACCAGCACGTCGAGGTCGCCGTCACTATCAAAATCGGCAACGGCGAGACCGCGGCCCACCCTCGGTATTTTCATAACTGTTCCGGATCGCAACCCCACCTCTTCGAAGCGCCTGTTCCGCAAGTTGTGAAATAGGAGATTACGTTGAGCGTAAGTCACCCCGAAGCGGTAAGCATCCACCTGCGGGTTGACGTGACCGTTGGCCACAAGGATGTCCTTCCATCCGTCGTTGTCGTAGTCGAAGAATTTCACCCCGAAGCCCAGGAAAGGAGTGCTGATGGGTCCAAAGCCAGCCTCGCCGCCCAGGTCGTCGAAGGTCCCGTTGCGGTTGTTGTGATAGAGGTTGTTCATATCGTCGGAGAAGTTCGTTTTCACAAGGTCGGGCCAGCCGTCATTGTCGTAATCGCCGAAGTCCACCCCCATTCCGGCCTGCTCGCGTCCATCGGCGCTCAAGGCCACGCCGGCGGGCAAGCCCACCTCCGTGAACGTGCCGTCGCCGTTGTTGTGGTAGAGCAGGCTCGGGGAGGAATCGTTGGCCACGTACAGATCCAGATGGCCGTCGTT of the Candidatus Acidiferrales bacterium genome contains:
- a CDS encoding CRTAC1 family protein, whose protein sequence is MFGSALTAGPATKRIAPSPIQFVDVTRAAGIDFHLTCGGSEKRYILESMCGGVAFLDYDNDGWMDILLVNGSTLKDVQRGTSPTSKLYHNNRDGTFADVTPRAGLTHRGWGMGVAVGDYDNDGWEDIYVTCFGSAVLYRNNGDGTFTDRTASAGVGNLGRWGTSAAFGDYDKDGYLDLYVANYVDLDLNRLPEFGSTAFCQYRGIPVSCGPRGLPGARDRLYHNNGDGTFSDVTERLGMDPNSYYGLGVVWGDWDNDGHLDLYVANDSSPSLLYHNNGDGTFTEVGLPAGVALSADGREQAGMGVDFGDYDNDGWPDLVKTNFSDDMNNLYHNNRNGTFDDLGGEAGFGPISTPFLGFGVKFFDYDNDGWKDILVANGHVNPQVDAYRFGVTYAQRNLLFHNLRNRRFEEVGLRSGTVMKIPRVGRGLAVADFDSDGDLDVLVSHLDGAPNLLRNDGGNRDHWIRIKTVGSRSNRDGFGARVQVVAGGLTQTDEVRANSSYLSASDPRLFFGLGGTARVDQIVIRWPSGIVDKIEKEGVDQELVVEEGRGVVGRHSQSRKTVLEPPRKRKPSGRP